A single region of the Dunckerocampus dactyliophorus isolate RoL2022-P2 chromosome 3, RoL_Ddac_1.1, whole genome shotgun sequence genome encodes:
- the LOC129178277 gene encoding zinc finger protein 892-like, with the protein MASGEELSRTREEKERQQLEACTSDMVPHIRDLQQLTGHQEEPPPQPHGGSFILKHPAHIKEEEEEPQALYIKVEKGEPEALHVKEEEEELWITQEEERLLGQEEADLTKLPLTIVSVKTEDHEDKTPESSQLHHSPNEKEKREAEPPSSSSTQHMTTEADGDHCGGSQADNLLTPLSDSDDTTSHSPDTDDEDSKADMTCHTDNTHFKCSHCDKTFNDRSNMKRHMRLHTGEKPFKCSVCDKRFSLKTNWKLHMTIHTGDKPFSCSVCGKGFVRKQNLTIHTRIHTGEKPFSCSVCGRSFVQIQCLKTHMTVHTGEKPYSCSICNKSFCDRTNLVVHMRRHTGEKVLSCSVCGERFSYKYQLNKHKCAGENSSSK; encoded by the exons ATGGCGTCGGGTGAagaactttctcgaacaagagaggagaaggaGCGGCAACAACTGGAGGCTTGCACGTCCGACATGGTGCCACACATTCGAG ACCTCCAACAGCTAACTGGTCATCAAGAAGAACCTCCTCCTCAGCCACATGGAGGGAGCTTCATTTTAAAGCACCCCGCCCAcattaaagaagaagaagaagagccaCAGGCCCTATACATTAAAGTGGAAAAGGGGGAGCCAGAGGCCCtccacgttaaagaggaagaggaagaactctGGATCACTCAGGAGGAAGAGCGTCTTCTTGGAcaagaggaggctgatctcaccaagttgccGCTCACtattgtctctgtgaagactgaagatcATGAAGACAAAacacctgagtcctcacagcttcatcacagtccaaacgagaaggagaagagagaggcggagcctccgagcagcagctcaactcaacacatgacaacagaagcggatggagaccactgtggaggatcacaagcagacaacctcttaactccactatcagatagtgacgacacaacgtcacactctcctgacactgatgatgaagactctaaagctgatatgacatgtcacactgacaacacacactttaaatgctctcattGTGACAAAACCTTTAATGATCGTAGTAatatgaaaagacacatgagactgcacacaggagaaaaaccattcaagtgctcagtttgtgataaaagattcTCCCTAAAGACCAATTGGAAATTACACATgacaatacacactggagataagcccttttcctgttcagtgtgtggtaaaggttttGTACGAAAACAAAATTTGACaatacacacaagaatacacactggagagaaacccttttcctgttcagtgtgcggTAGAAGTTTTGTACAAATTCAATGTTTGAAAACGCACATGACagtacacactggagaaaaaccatattcctgttcaaTCTGCAACAAAAGCTTTTGTGACCGAACAAACCTTGTAGtacacatgagaagacacactggtgagaaagtgttgagttgcagtgtgtgtggtgaaagattctcttataagtaccagcttaacaaacacaagtgtgctggtgagaacagcagcagtaaatga
- the LOC129178247 gene encoding zinc finger protein OZF-like produces the protein MASGDEELSQTRGEDEGQQLEVCTTDIALHIQDLQQLTGHQEEPPPQPHGGSSILKRPPYVKEEKEEPEAVHVKVEEGAAEALHVKEEEEELWITQEEERLLGQEEADLTKLPLTIVSVKAEDHEDRTPESSQLHHSPSEKEKSGSSTQHMTTEADGDHCGGSQADNLLAPLSDSDDTTSHSPDTDDEDPKADMTCHTDNTRFKCSHCDKTFNDRSNMKRHVRLHTGEKPFKCSVCDKRFSLKTNWKLHMTIHTGDKPFSCSVCGKGFVRKQNLTIHTRIHTGEKPFSCSVCGRSFVQIQCLKTHMTVHTGEKTYSCSICNKSFCDRTNLLQHMRIHTGEKPYSCSTCGKTFSQKPNLQAHIRIHTGEKPYSCSFCDESFCHRSTFVRHMRRHTGEKVLSCSVCGERFSYKYQLNNHKCAGENSSSSCRKLQDLK, from the exons ATGGCGTCGGGGGATGAAGAACTTTCTCAAACAAGAGGGGAGGACGAAGGACAACAACTTGAGGTTTGCACGACTGACATTGCGCTACACATTCAAG ACCTCCAACAGCTAACTGGTCATCAAGAAGAACCTCCTCCTCAGCCACATGGAGGGAGTTCCATTTTGAAGCGGCCCCCTTACGTCAAAGAGGAAAAGGAAGAGCCAGAGGCCGTACACGTAAAAGTGGAAGAAGGGGCGGCAGAGGCCCtccacgttaaagaggaagaggaagaactctGGATCACTCAGGAGGAAGAGCGTCTTCTTGGGcaagaggaggctgatctcaccaagttgccGCTCACTATTGTCTCTGTGAAGGCTGAAGATCATGAAGACAGAACACCTGaatcctcacagcttcatcacagtccaagCGAGAAGGAGAAGAGcggcagctcaactcaacacatgacaacagaagctgatggagaccactgtggaggatcacaagcagacaacctcttagctccactatcagatagtgacgacacaacgtcacactctcctgacactgatgatgaagaccctaaagctgatatgacatgtcacactgacaacacacgctttaaatgctctcactgTGACAAAACCTTTAATGATCGTAGTAATATGAAAAGACACGTGAGactgcacacaggagaaaaaccattcaagtgctcagtttgtgataaaagattcTCCCTAAAGACCAATTGGAAATTACATATgacaatacacactggagataagcccttttcctgttcagtgtgtggtaaaggttttGTACGAAAACAAAATTTGACaatacacacaagaatacacactggagagaaacccttttcctgttcagtgtgtggtagaAGTTTTGTACAAATTCAATGTTTGAAAACGCACATGACAGTACACACCGGAGAAAAAACATATTCCTGTTCAATCTGCAACAAAAGCTTTTGTGACCGAACAAACCTTTTacaacacatgagaatacacactggagagaaaccgtaTTCCTGTTCAACATGTGGTAAAACGTTCTCTCAAAAGCCAAACTTGCAAGCACACataagaatacacactggagagaaaccatattcctgttcatTCTGCGACGAAAGCTTTTGTCACCGATCAACATTTGTaagacacatgagaagacacactggagagaaagtgctgagttgcagtgtgtgtggtgaaagattctcttataagtaccagcttaataatcacaagtgtgctggtgagaacagcagcagtagctGCAGGAAGCTGCAGGACTTGAAGTAA
- the LOC129178260 gene encoding zinc finger protein 37-like yields MCKVQMLRALVNQRLTAAVEEIFVVLERTIAEYEEELSRTKEENERQRQLLNAVFRKHQVVLHRAEISEEHLQEEWRFRVEQEESQSPHIKEETEEPQLLHIKEEEEDHSISQEQEHLKGLGEFLVIGVPVKSQNDEDEGKREVAPPSSRSTQHMTTEADGDHCGGSQADNLLAPLSDSDDTTSHSPDTDDEDSKADTTCHTDNTRFKCSHCDKTLNHYRYLKSHLKLHTGEKPFKCSLCGKSFSKKSNLKVHTRIHTEEKPFICSVCGIMFVQKRDLTVHAAVHTGEKPFPCSICGKRFSLNSTLKIHMKTHTGEKPFMCSVCGKRFSQKANLTVHTRTHTGEKPFSCPSCGMGLVNKQCLKKHMRRHTGEKVFSCSVCGERFSYKYQLNNHKCAGENGSRNMLL; encoded by the exons atgtgtaaagtacaaatgctgagagcgttggtgaatcagcgactaactgcggctgttgaagaaatatttgtagtgttggaaagaacgatagcagagtacgaggaggaactttctcgaacaaaagaggagaacgagcgacaacgtcaactactgAACGCTGTTTTCAGGAAACATCAAGTTGTGTTACACAGAGCAG AAATCAGTGAAGAACATCTTCAGGAGGAGTGGCGCTTCAGGGTGGAGCAGGAGGAATCACAGTCCcctcacattaaagaggaaacgGAGGAGCCCCAGCTCCtgcacattaaagaggaagaggaggatcacagcatcagtcaggagcAAGAGCATCTTAAAGGACTGGGGGAGTTCCTGGTGATTGGTGTCCCTGTGAAGAGTCAAAATGATGAAGATGAAGGTAAAAGAGAGGTGGCGCCTCCAAGCAGCAgatcaactcaacacatgacaacagaagctgatggagaccactgtggaggatcacaagcagacaacctcttagctccactatcagatagtgacgacacaacgtcacactctcctgacactgatgatgaagactctaaagctgatacgacatgtcacactgacaacacacgctttaaatgctctcactgTGACAAAACTTTGAATCACTATCGTTATTTGAAAAGTCATTTGAAATTgcacacgggagagaaaccATTCAAATGCTCACTTTGTGGGAAAAGTTTCtccaaaaagtcaaatttgaaAGTACACACAAGGATACACACTGAAGAGAAACCTTTtatctgttcagtgtgtggtataaTGTTTGTACAAAAACGAGATTTGACCGTACACGCCGcagtacacactggagagaaaccgttTCCCTGTTCAATTTGTGGGAAAAGATTTTCTCTGAATTCAACtttgaaaatacacatgaaaacccacactggagagaaaccattcatgtgctcagtttgtggtaaaagattctctcaaaagGCAAATTTGACAgtacacacaagaacacacactggagagaaacctttttcctgtcCAAGCTGTGGTATGGGTCTGGTGAACAAGCAGtgtttgaaaaaacacatgagaagacacactggtgagaaagtgtttagttgcagtgtgtgtggtgaaagattctcttataagtaccagcttaacaatcacaagtgtgctggtgagaacGGCAGCAGAAATATGTTATTATAG
- the LOC129178287 gene encoding uncharacterized protein LOC129178287 isoform X3, with the protein MCKVQMLRALVNQRLTVAVEEMFVVLERTIAEYEEELSRTKEENERQRQLLDAVFKKHQVVLHRADEDSIGEEEKHRISQEGDHLEGLEQFPVIGVPLKSEDDEDKDERAGAPPFPL; encoded by the exons atgtgtaaagtacaaatgctgagagcgttggtgaaTCAGCGACTAACTGTGGCTGTTGAAGAAATGTTTGTAGTgttggaaagaacgatagcagagtacgaggaggaactttctcgaacaaaagaggagaacgagcgacaacgtcaactactggacgctgttttcaagaaaCATCAAGTTGTGTTACACAGAGCAG ATGAAGACAGTATTGGAGAAGAGGAGAAGCACAGAATCAGCCAGGAGGGAGACcatcttgaaggactggagCAGTTTCCAGTGATTGGTGTCCCtttgaagagtgaagatgatgaagacaaagatgaaa GAGCTGGGGCTCCTCcgtttcctctttaa
- the LOC129178287 gene encoding zinc finger and SCAN domain-containing protein 31-like isoform X1, protein MCKVQMLRALVNQRLTVAVEEMFVVLERTIAEYEEELSRTKEENERQRQLLDAVFKKHQVVLHRADEDSIGEEEKHRISQEGDHLEGLEQFPVIGVPLKSEDDEDKDESEEKREVEPPSSSSTQHMTTEADGDHCGGSQADNLLAPLSDSDDTTSHSPDTDDEDSKADMTCHTDNTHFKCSHCDKTYKQHRMLNRYVMSHTGDKPLTCSVCDKRFSRKRYLTEHTSQHTGEKPFSCSVCSKGFVRNQHLKTHMTKHTGEKTYSCSVCGEGFRQNHHLTIHTRTHTGEKPYSCSSCNKSFSQRIALVVHMRTHTSEKVFSCSVCDERFRNKHQLNNHKCAGENSSSK, encoded by the exons atgtgtaaagtacaaatgctgagagcgttggtgaaTCAGCGACTAACTGTGGCTGTTGAAGAAATGTTTGTAGTgttggaaagaacgatagcagagtacgaggaggaactttctcgaacaaaagaggagaacgagcgacaacgtcaactactggacgctgttttcaagaaaCATCAAGTTGTGTTACACAGAGCAG ATGAAGACAGTATTGGAGAAGAGGAGAAGCACAGAATCAGCCAGGAGGGAGACcatcttgaaggactggagCAGTTTCCAGTGATTGGTGTCCCtttgaagagtgaagatgatgaagacaaagatgaaagtgaggagaagagagaggtggagcctccaagcagcagctcaactcaacacatgacaacagaagctgatggagaccactgtggaggatcacaagcagacaacctcttagctccactatcagatagtgacgacacaacgtcacactctcctgacactgatgatgaagactctaaagctgatatgacatgtcacactgacaacacacactttaaatgctctcactgTGACAAAACATATAAACAACACCGTATGCTAAATAGATACGTGATGAGTCACACAGGAGATAAACCACTCACGTGttcagtttgtgataaaagattcTCTCGGAAGAGATATTTGACAGAACATACTAGTcaacacactggagagaaacctttttcctgttcagtgtgtagTAAAGGTTTTGTACGAaatcaacatttgaaaacacacatgacaaaaCACACCGGAGAAAAAACGTATTCATGTTCAGTATGTGGTGAAGGTTTTCGACAAAATCATCATTTGACAATACAcacgagaacacacactggagaaaaaccatattcctgCTCAAGCTGCAACAAAAGCTTTTCTCAACGAATAGCACTTGtagtacacatgagaacacacaccagtgagaaagtgtttagttgcagtgtgtgtgatgaaagatTCCGTAATAAGCACCAGCTTAACAACcacaagtgtgctggtgagaacagcagcagtaaatga
- the LOC129178287 gene encoding oocyte zinc finger protein XlCOF19-like isoform X2, translating into MFVVLERTIAEYEEELSRTKEENERQRQLLDAVFKKHQVVLHRADEDSIGEEEKHRISQEGDHLEGLEQFPVIGVPLKSEDDEDKDESEEKREVEPPSSSSTQHMTTEADGDHCGGSQADNLLAPLSDSDDTTSHSPDTDDEDSKADMTCHTDNTHFKCSHCDKTYKQHRMLNRYVMSHTGDKPLTCSVCDKRFSRKRYLTEHTSQHTGEKPFSCSVCSKGFVRNQHLKTHMTKHTGEKTYSCSVCGEGFRQNHHLTIHTRTHTGEKPYSCSSCNKSFSQRIALVVHMRTHTSEKVFSCSVCDERFRNKHQLNNHKCAGENSSSK; encoded by the exons ATGTTTGTAGTgttggaaagaacgatagcagagtacgaggaggaactttctcgaacaaaagaggagaacgagcgacaacgtcaactactggacgctgttttcaagaaaCATCAAGTTGTGTTACACAGAGCAG ATGAAGACAGTATTGGAGAAGAGGAGAAGCACAGAATCAGCCAGGAGGGAGACcatcttgaaggactggagCAGTTTCCAGTGATTGGTGTCCCtttgaagagtgaagatgatgaagacaaagatgaaagtgaggagaagagagaggtggagcctccaagcagcagctcaactcaacacatgacaacagaagctgatggagaccactgtggaggatcacaagcagacaacctcttagctccactatcagatagtgacgacacaacgtcacactctcctgacactgatgatgaagactctaaagctgatatgacatgtcacactgacaacacacactttaaatgctctcactgTGACAAAACATATAAACAACACCGTATGCTAAATAGATACGTGATGAGTCACACAGGAGATAAACCACTCACGTGttcagtttgtgataaaagattcTCTCGGAAGAGATATTTGACAGAACATACTAGTcaacacactggagagaaacctttttcctgttcagtgtgtagTAAAGGTTTTGTACGAaatcaacatttgaaaacacacatgacaaaaCACACCGGAGAAAAAACGTATTCATGTTCAGTATGTGGTGAAGGTTTTCGACAAAATCATCATTTGACAATACAcacgagaacacacactggagaaaaaccatattcctgCTCAAGCTGCAACAAAAGCTTTTCTCAACGAATAGCACTTGtagtacacatgagaacacacaccagtgagaaagtgtttagttgcagtgtgtgtgatgaaagatTCCGTAATAAGCACCAGCTTAACAACcacaagtgtgctggtgagaacagcagcagtaaatga
- the LOC129179132 gene encoding zinc finger protein 239-like — protein MELEEPQLPLIKKKEEEQQPRHIKEDNEEPQPPHVKEEDEEHSISQDGENLQFPVIHVVVKSVDDEDKGESEEKREVEPPSSSSTQHMTTEADGDHCGGSQADNFLAPLSDSDDTTSHSPDTDDEDCKADMTCHTDNTRLKCSHCDKTFNYRTNLKRHMRLHTREKPFMCSVCGKRFSQKAHLTTHTRIHTGEKPFSCSVCGISFVRNQDLKTHMRTHTGEKPYSCSVCGKGFLRNQHLTVHTRIHTGEKPYSCSSCSKSFYDRTALVVHMRIHTGEKPYACSVCSKSFSQRKALVTHMRTHTGEKVLSCSVCDERFSYKYQLNNHKCAGENSSSK, from the coding sequence ATGGAGCTGGAGGAGCCCCAGCTCCCTCTCATTAAAAAGAAAGAGGAGGAGCAACAGCCCCGGCACATTAAAGAGGACAACGAGGAGCCCCAGCCTccccacgttaaagaggaagatgaggagcACAGCATCAGCCAAGATGGAGAAAATCTTCAGTTCCCAGTCATTCATGTTGTTGTGAAGAGTgtagatgatgaagacaaaggtgaaagtgaggagaagagagaggtggagcctccaagcagcagctcaactcaacacatgacaacagaagctgatggagaccactgtgggggatcacaagcagacaacttcttagctccactatcagatagtgacgacacaacgtcacactctcctgacactgatgatgaagactgtaaagctgatatgacatgtcacactgacaacacacgcttGAAATGCTCTCACTGTGACAAAACCTTTAATTACCGTACTAatctgaaaagacacatgagactACACACAAGAGAAAAGCCATTCatgtgctcagtttgtggtaaaagattctctcagaaGGCACAtttgacaacacacacaagaatacacactggagagaaacctttttcctgttcagtgtgtggtataaGTTTTGTACGAAATCAAGAtctgaaaacacacatgagaacacacactggagaaaaaccatattcctgCTCAGTGTGTGGCAAAGGTTTTCTACGAAATCAACATTTAACAGTACACacgagaatacacactggagaaaaaccatattcctgCTCAAGCTGCAGCAAAAGCTTTTATGACCGAACAGCACTTGTagtacacatgagaatacacactggagaaaaaccatatgCCTGTTCAGTCTGCAGCAAAAGCTTTTCTCAACGAAAAGCACTTGTAACGCACATGAGAACACATACTGGTGAgaaagtgttgagttgcagtgtgtgtgatgaaagattctcttataagtaccagcttaacaatcacaagtgtgctggtgagaacagcagcagtaaatga
- the LOC129178446 gene encoding gastrula zinc finger protein XlCGF8.2DB-like, giving the protein MELDEPQPPYIKKEEEEPQPPHIKAEDVEHSISQKQEYLEGLEEFLVIGVPVKSEDEEDKGESEEKREVEPPSSSSTQHMTTEADGDHCGGSQADNLLAPLSDSDDTTSHSPDTDDEDSKADMTCHTDKTRFKCSHCERAFNDRSNLNRHMRNHTGARPFLCSVCGKRFSQKAHLTAHTRIHTGEKPFSCSVCGIGFVRNQDLKIHMIIHTGEKPFSCSICGVGFVRSQYLKRHIRNHTGEKPFTCSVCGIGFVRNQCLKRHTRRHTGEKPHSCSICNKSFCDRTTLLAHVRRHTGEKPYSCSVCGIGFPSKYNLKTHTITHTGEKPYSCSVCGINIARKSNLKRHMRTHTGEKVFICSVCGERFSYKYQLDNHKCAGENSSSK; this is encoded by the coding sequence ATGGAGCTGGATGAGCCACAGCCTCCCTacattaaaaaggaagaggaggagccacagcccccccacattaaagcGGAAGATGTGGAGCACAGCATCAGTCAGAAGCAAGAGTatcttgaaggactggaggagttcctagtgattggtgtccctgtgaagagtgaagatgaagaagacaaaggtgaaagtgaggagaagagagaggtggaacctccaagcagcagctcaactcaacacatgacaacagaagctgatggagaccactgtggaggatcacaagcagacaacctcttagctccactatcagatagtgacgacacaacgtcacactctcctgacactgatgatgaagactctaaagctgatatgacatgtcacactgacaaaacacgctttaaatgctctcactgTGAAAGAGCTTTTAATGATCGTAGTAATCTGAATAGACACATGAGAAATCACACAGGAGCGAGACCATTCCTgtgttcagtttgtggtaaaagattctctcagaaGGCACATTTGACagcacacacaagaatacacactggagagaaacctttttcctgttcagtgtgtggtatagGTTTTGTACGAAATCAAGatttgaaaatacacatgataatacacactggagagaaacctttttcctgttcaATCTGTGGCGTCGGTTTTGTAAGGAGTCAatatttgaaaagacacataagaaaccacactggtgagaaaccttttacctgttcagtgtgtggtatagGTTTTGTTCGAAATCAGTGTTTGAAAAGACACACGAgaagacacactggagaaaaaccacaTTCCTGTTCAATCTGCAACAAAAGCTTTTGTGACCGAACAACACTTCTAGCACACGTGAGAAGACACACAGGTGAgaaaccatattcctgttcagtgtgtggtatcgGTTTTCCAtcaaaatataatttgaaaacacacacgataacacacactggagaaaaaccatattcctgttcagtgtgtggtatcaatattgcaagaaaatctaatttgaaaagacacatgaggacacacactggagagaaagtgtttatttgcagtgtgtgtggtgaaagattctcttataagtaccagcttgataatcacaagtgtgctggtgagaacagcagcagtaaatga
- the LOC129179131 gene encoding gastrula zinc finger protein XlCGF8.2DB-like — MEQEQPQLPLIKKEEEETQPIHIKEDKEPQAPCIKEEDEEHSISQDGEDLEGQEEFPVIHVVVKSEDDEDKGESEEKREVEPPSSSSTQHMTTEADGDHCGGSQADNLLAPLSDSDNTTSHSPDTDDEDSKADMTCHTDNTHFKCSHCDKTFNDRSNMKRHMRNHSGEKPFMCSVCGKRFSQKAHLTAHTRIHTGEKPFSCSVCGIGFVRNQDLKIHMIIHTGEKPFSCSICGVGFVRSQYLKRHTRIHTGEKPFTCSVCGISFIRNQCLKKHMRRHTGEKPHSCSICNKSFCDRTTLLAHMRRHTGEKVFSCSVCGERFSYKYQLNNHKCAGENSRSK, encoded by the coding sequence ATGGAGCAGGAGCAGCCCCAGCTCCCTCTcattaaaaaggaagaggaagagaCACAGCCCATACACATTAAAGAGGACAAGGAGCCCCAGGCCCCCTgcattaaagaggaagacgaGGAGCACAGCATCAGCCAAGATGGGGAAGATCTTGAAGGACaggaggagttcccagtgattcATGTtgttgtgaagagtgaagatgatgaagacaaaggtgaaagtgaggagaagagagaggtggagcctccaagcagcagctcaactcaacacatgacaacagaagctgatggagaccactgtggaggatcacaagcagacaacctcttagctccactatcagatagtgacaacacaacgtcacactctcctgacactgatgatgaagactctaaagctgatatgacatgtcacactgacaacacacactttaaatgctctcactgTGACAAAACCTTTAATGACCGTAGTAatatgaaaagacacatgagaaatcACTCAGGTGAGAAACCATTTatgtgctcagtttgtggtaaacgattctcTCAAAAGGCACATTTGACagcacacacaagaatacacactggagagaaacctttttcctgttcagtgtgtggtatagGTTTTGTACGAAATCAAGatttgaaaatacacatgataatacacactggagagaaacctttttcctgttcaATCTGTGGCGTAGGTTTCGTAAGGAGTCAAtatttgaaaagacacacaagaatacacactggggaaaaaccttttacctgttcagtgtgtggtataaGTTTTATACGAAATCAGtgtttgaaaaaacacatgagaagacacactggagaaaaaccacaTTCCTGTtcaatctgcaataaaagcttttgTGACCGAACAACACTTCTAGcacacatgagaagacacactggagagaaagtgtttagttgcagtgtgtgtggtgaaagattctcttataagtaccagcttaacaatcacaagtgtgctggtgagaacaGCCGCAGTAAATGA
- the LOC129178520 gene encoding oocyte zinc finger protein XlCOF19-like, with the protein MEQEEPQLTYIKEEEKEPQPFHIKEEQDHSISQEAEHLEGLEEFPVIHVIVKSEDDEDKGESEEKREVEPPSSSSTQHMTTEADGDHCGGSQADNLLAPLSDSDDTTSHSPDTDDEDCKADMTCHTDNTHFKCSQCDKTFGDKKTLMTHIRCHTTRNRTCSQCDKTFYDRKNLKRHMRLHTGQKPYMCSVCGKRFSVKAHLTTHTRMHTGEKPFSCSVCGTGFAHKNELKIHTRIHTGEKPFTCSVCDTGFRRSHYLKRHMRIHTGEKPYSCSVCNKRFGDRTHLVRHMRRHTGEKVFSCSVCHERFSYKYQVDNHKCAGENSSSK; encoded by the coding sequence atggagcaggaggagccacagctcacctacattaaagaggaagagaaggAGCCACAGCCTTTCCACATTAAAGAAGAACaggatcacagcatcagtcaggaggcAGAGCATCTTGAAGGGctggaggagttcccagtgattcatgtcattgtgaagagtgaagatgatgaagacaaaggtgaaagtgaggagaagagagaggtggagcctccaagcagcagctcaactcaacacatgacaacagaagctgatggagaccactgtggaggatcacaagcagacaacctcttagctccactatcagatagtgacgacacaacgtcacactctcctgacactgatgatgaagactgtaaagctgatatgacatgtcacactgacaacacacactttaaatgctctcaatgtGACAAAACTTTTGGTGACAAGAAAACTCTGATGACGCACATCAGATGTCACACGACCAGAAACAGGACATGCTCTCAGTGTGATAAAACTTTTTATGACCGTAAGAATCTCAAAAGACACATGAGACTACACACAGGACAAAAACCATACatgtgctcagtttgtggtaaaagattctctgtGAAGGCGCAtttgacaacacacacaagaatgcacactggagagaaacctttttcctgttcagtgtgtggtacaggttttgcacacaaaaatgagttgaaaatacacacaagaatacacactggagaaaaaccttttacctgttcagtgtgtgatACAGGTTTTAGACGAAGTCACTATttaaaaagacacatgagaatacacaccggagagaaaccgTATTCCTGTTCAGTCTGCAACAAACGTTTTGGTGACCGAACACATCTTGTAAGACACATGAGACGACACACGGGTGAGAAAGTGTTTAGTTGCAGTGTGTGTCATGAAAGATTCTCTTATAAGTACCAGGTTGacaatcacaagtgtgctggtgagaacagcagcagtaaatga